The Prochlorococcus sp. MIT 0801 genomic sequence AATTAAATCTAGAAGTTCAAGATAGTATTCTTTGGAACAAATAGAACTATGAATAGCAGCATATAATCTTAAATTAACAACAAATTCTCGATCTTTAAGAATTTTTATTGCTTTAATTAACTCACTAAATCCTTTATTTGGCAAACAATAACCATATGCAGAAATCAATCTTTCAGTTTTATCATTCATTATTTGAGTAAATATACGTCTTTTAAAGGATGTGATATTAGAATTATTTTCAAAATAAAAGTCCAAAATTCCATGTGGAAAAATTCCAATATTTGATAAAAGGTCAAGATCCTTAAGCCTATTTAAATCTTCTGGAGTATGTACCAAGATACGAGAACACTTTTGAAAGGCTTTTTTTAGATTTGATAGTTTTTTAGACGGATTATCTACAGGATCTTTTGTTGAATGCATCATCATAATTATATTCACCTTATTATTCGTTAATCGATTAATAAATAAACATAAAGAATCAAAATTATAAAATCCATAATTAAATTGAACTACAACGGTTGTTAATTTCTCGTGAATAATTGTTTCGTATAACTCCTCTAATTCATCTGGAACTGAACCCTCTAAATTCCAGCATCTTTTAACTATTAAATTGTCATCAGCAATTAGATCCTCTTGCTTAGGAGATAAGATAATTTTAAAATCAGAGATATATTCAATAAGATGTTTAGAATATGCCGCAATACCACATCTTGAATTCCATGTCGATACCCAACCAATCCTGGATTCACAAAATGATGATCCAAGAGCTAAATTCCTTACAAAGCTTATATTTTTCTTAGCAACATTCGACCATTTATATTCCTTAATAGTCTGTTTTGCAGCCTTTAATTTAGAAGTTATCACTTCAGGAGTTTCACAATAAACTTCTTTCAATAATTCAGTTAAATGACTTTCAGATGGCTTAGCCCAAACTGATGATGTTAAATTAAAATGCGTATTTGCATATTCAAAAGAGAAATCTAATAACCATGAATTTAAATGATTACAAAAATCAATCTGACCACCCCAACCATTGGTTATAACTGGTAGACCTAAATGCATAGCTTCAGCAATTAAAAGCCCAAAACCTTCTCCGTAACTTGGTGCTACAAGACAATTTGATGAATTAAATAGCGAAGACATTTGAATATCTGAAAAATCACTATCTATTATCAAGACATGAGGATATGAAGGATTTGATAGAATTAATTGTTCAAGAATCTGACTTACATTGTTATGTGGATTAGGAGCAGTTTTAATAATTAGGGATACATCATCTTTAGAACTAAAAGCATTACCATACGCTGTTAAAAGTATTGATATTCCCTTCCTTGGAAAACAAGATGAAACATGCAGAAATTTGAATTTTTTTGCATCTAAACTAAGAATATCCTTATTCGGCTTTATATGATTAACGCCTAAACTAGTAACTTTAATTGGCAATTGACAACCATTATCAATTAATATCTGCTTTACTTGTGAAGACATTACAGATAATCCATCTAGATTTTTGTTAAATTCTTCTATCCATTCAGATGGGAATTCAGTTTCCTCCCAACCATATGAATGTAAAATATTAATTCCATTATCAAAGTCATTGACTCTTGGAGGGTAAAGGTTTCTACTAATAATTGTTGGTTGATAATTATTAATCCTAGAATCTTCATGCAATTTTAAAATATCCTTATGACTTTCTAAAAATTTTAAATCTGGTGCATAATCACCTGGTCCTTCCGTTGATAGAATCTTAACGTCAACATCTAAAGCTTTTAGAGCTAATGCAAATTGTCGATTAAGTATTGCAAGACTATAAGTGGAATCATAGGGTCCCTCTACTCTCCAGACTAATTTATCAGCCAACCATTTATGTTCACATTTTATATACCTAATTTGATTTTTTATTAATACTAATGAAGAACTTATTTGTTTTAATAAACAATCTGATTTTGAAGCATCATCGATAGAATTAACTATAGTCTTAATTCTTTTAATAAATTGAGTATAACTCATAAGTTTATTGTTATGACTCTTATTTTTATTTATAACCATACTTTTTTCAAAAGCATTAATACAGTTTTCTGCTGTTTGTTTCCATGAAAATAATTTTGATCGATTCTTTGAGTTATTAGCTAGCAGTTCTCTAAATCGTTCATC encodes the following:
- a CDS encoding glycosyltransferase; translation: MRIIIDLQGCQSEASRLRGIGRYSMALIKALIKYQNQHEYILFANNSLRDMREDFKEEITSDKMNVKYFQWYSPGPINKKFGQQGNNSFIASELRSYAISLLDADIFFITSFFEGFLDNCLTDLSELYITPSIISIIYDLIPLINPKLYLEKNPLFSEFYHRKLASLSKFDSLLSISESSKSEAEQYLAFDQECLFNISSACDENLFASKVSNIKDDPLKIDYEYILYSGAGDPRKNLCRLIEAYALLSEELRNKYKLVFVGYLLPEELEQLKDWIASNHLSSKLVKILGYVSDEQLSRLYRNCSLFIFPSLHEGFGLPVLEAMTCGAPVIGSNTSSIPEIVGDANALFDPFDVADIAKTLEKALVDERFRELLANNSKNRSKLFSWKQTAENCINAFEKSMVINKNKSHNNKLMSYTQFIKRIKTIVNSIDDASKSDCLLKQISSSLVLIKNQIRYIKCEHKWLADKLVWRVEGPYDSTYSLAILNRQFALALKALDVDVKILSTEGPGDYAPDLKFLESHKDILKLHEDSRINNYQPTIISRNLYPPRVNDFDNGINILHSYGWEETEFPSEWIEEFNKNLDGLSVMSSQVKQILIDNGCQLPIKVTSLGVNHIKPNKDILSLDAKKFKFLHVSSCFPRKGISILLTAYGNAFSSKDDVSLIIKTAPNPHNNVSQILEQLILSNPSYPHVLIIDSDFSDIQMSSLFNSSNCLVAPSYGEGFGLLIAEAMHLGLPVITNGWGGQIDFCNHLNSWLLDFSFEYANTHFNLTSSVWAKPSESHLTELLKEVYCETPEVITSKLKAAKQTIKEYKWSNVAKKNISFVRNLALGSSFCESRIGWVSTWNSRCGIAAYSKHLIEYISDFKIILSPKQEDLIADDNLIVKRCWNLEGSVPDELEELYETIIHEKLTTVVVQFNYGFYNFDSLCLFINRLTNNKVNIIMMMHSTKDPVDNPSKKLSNLKKAFQKCSRILVHTPEDLNRLKDLDLLSNIGIFPHGILDFYFENNSNITSFKRRIFTQIMNDKTERLISAYGYCLPNKGFSELIKAIKILKDREFVVNLRLYAAIHSSICSKEYYLELLDLIDQYSLSNLIILDTTYDSDQSTLSKLSESDLIVFPYQNSNESSSASVRHGLASGVPVAVTPISIFSDVFKVVDVLPGVTEDLLAEGIQNWYLNKKISKKEKSLNEYQHAWRSQHRFSKLGPRLQGMIRGIELNN